The segment CCACCCGTCAGCAGCTCGACGACTGGTTCCGCACGTACGGGGACGACCTGCTGGCCTTCGCCCGCCGGCGCCTGCGTGACGCGGAAGATGCGCAGGACGCCGTCCAGGACGCTCTGGTCTCCGCCGCCGAGGCTGTGGAGAGAGGCACCGTCGTCCAGCAGGACCGGGCGATGTTGTTCACGCTCTTGAGGCGACGCATCGTCGACCACGTGCGTCGAGATCGCGTGCGACGACGCGTGGCCGAGGAGTTCGCCGAGATCACCCAGGCCCGCGGCCCGAGCATCCGCGACCAGGTCTACGCGATCGCCCGAGATCGCTGGGTGCGCGAACCTGCGGACGCGATGGAACGTGAAGAGTTCTGGGAAGCGTTTGCTCGCTGCCTCGACGGAATGCCGCCGCTGATGCGTCAGGCGATGGTTTTTCGCGAGATTGACGGCCTGGACACGAAGGACGTGTGCGAGCTTCTCGATTTGACCAAGGCCAATCTCTGGACGCTGGTGCACCGTGGACGTCTGCGGCTGCGCAAAGAACTTTCAAACCTGTTGTCCCAATCTTCCGATACTTGATGTCAGCCAGACGCGACTCGCACGACTGACACGGTAATCATGCTTTCAGGAACTTCTGGCATGAGCCTCCTCCGCAACCGCCCACCGGACCTGCACGACGCCAAACAGCGCGGCACGTTTGCGCGGGTCGGTCGGTACCTGCTGCTCATCCTCACACTCCGTTGCGAAGACGCCGACGAGATGCGGCTGCGTCGTCGCTATGGCGAAACTCACTGGGCCGAAGACGCCGCCGAGGTCCTTCACCGCTGGACGTGCGGCACGTGTCGCAAAAGCAAGCGGCAGGAAGAGGCCGTCGAATCGGCCCTCCAAGGCTTCGCCGCGCGGGAGCAGGCGGGCGGACCAAGCGGAGACGGTCCACGGCTTTGAGCGAAGCGGTACCCGATCGAGTCATTTCTGCCAGCCGCGGCTCTACGCGCCGCCGGTTCGATGCGGACAGTCCTCCGGCTGTTAGCGCCGCGGCTGACGGAGTTGCAGGAGCGACGGTCTCAGTCCTTTTCGAGCGTCCGCCGAGTCGGGGCTGCCGTCCCGCGGAAGGCTTCGTCGTACGTCTCCTGCAGCGGCACCTCGATGAAACGCTGTGATCGGTAGAAGACCGGCAGATCTGGCAGTGCATCGCCCACCGTCAGCGGCTCGGCGTAGAGGTGCGGACGTCGCACTTCGTACTTGAGCCGCTCGCCCGCGTCGATCGCCGTGATGGCAAGCGGCTTGCCTTCGTGGGGTCGGTAGCCCGGGAAGTCGCACGCTTCTGCGACTGCACCGCACAGTCC is part of the Planctomycetota bacterium genome and harbors:
- a CDS encoding sigma-70 family RNA polymerase sigma factor, which gives rise to MSSAELSPSTRQQLDDWFRTYGDDLLAFARRRLRDAEDAQDAVQDALVSAAEAVERGTVVQQDRAMLFTLLRRRIVDHVRRDRVRRRVAEEFAEITQARGPSIRDQVYAIARDRWVREPADAMEREEFWEAFARCLDGMPPLMRQAMVFREIDGLDTKDVCELLDLTKANLWTLVHRGRLRLRKELSNLLSQSSDT